A single Pseudanabaenaceae cyanobacterium SKYG29 DNA region contains:
- the pyrF gene encoding orotidine-5'-phosphate decarboxylase: MTNSRTVTDPQERIILALDVPNFSEAQAWIDRLPEVKFWKVGLQLFVADGQRVLNYLREQEKRIFLDLKLHDIPNTVARACASALIYQVDFLTVHISGGKTMLQQAQAVVQNSATKLLGITVLTSLTDVDLACLKVSMTTPEYVQHLAQIAQELGLAGVVCSPQELAVLRSMFPSPFLLVTPGIRLEGDAAGDQHRYGTPSQAFSQGADYIVVGRSVLGADHPELAWASLCASISL, from the coding sequence ATGACAAATTCCCGCACTGTTACCGACCCTCAAGAACGTATTATCTTGGCATTGGACGTTCCTAATTTTAGCGAAGCACAAGCCTGGATCGATCGGTTACCTGAGGTTAAATTTTGGAAGGTGGGGTTACAGCTATTTGTAGCCGATGGACAGAGGGTATTAAACTATTTGCGAGAGCAAGAAAAACGCATTTTCCTCGATTTGAAACTCCACGATATACCTAATACTGTAGCCCGTGCCTGTGCTAGTGCCTTAATTTATCAAGTAGACTTTCTCACGGTGCACATCAGCGGCGGCAAAACCATGTTGCAACAAGCCCAAGCAGTAGTACAAAATAGCGCTACTAAACTACTAGGAATAACCGTCCTTACCAGTTTGACCGATGTTGATCTAGCTTGCCTAAAAGTGTCAATGACAACGCCAGAATATGTACAACATTTAGCACAAATAGCCCAGGAACTTGGCTTAGCGGGTGTCGTCTGTTCTCCCCAGGAATTAGCGGTTTTACGATCGATGTTTCCTTCTCCCTTCTTATTGGTAACCCCTGGCATTAGACTAGAGGGGGATGCAGCTGGCGATCAACACCGTTACGGCACACCCTCCCAGGCGTTTAGTCAGGGAGCTGATTACATTGTGGTGGGACGATCGGTGCTGGGGGCAGACCATCCTGAGTTAGCTTGGGCAAGTCTATGTGCCAGTATCTCACTGTAA
- the rimI gene encoding ribosomal protein S18-alanine N-acetyltransferase encodes MREFVITRATESDIKEMVLIDRVCLGGFWSETSYLRELENDNSELLVIHGGGEVLGFACAWFYCEEGHIIVFAVKPEWQNQGLGSALLWQLLHRAHHYGAEWVVLEVRVSNTRAIKLYEKFGFAVVGTRKEYYENDGEDALVLWCKGVHKPEFKDKLALQKGAIKDKLQEKGWVWLESLKKMQHSQCYPNG; translated from the coding sequence GTGCGGGAATTTGTCATTACTCGTGCCACGGAATCAGACATCAAAGAAATGGTGTTAATCGATCGGGTTTGTTTAGGCGGTTTTTGGTCTGAGACATCATATCTTAGGGAGTTAGAAAATGACAACAGTGAGTTGTTGGTTATTCATGGTGGGGGAGAAGTTTTGGGATTTGCCTGTGCCTGGTTTTACTGCGAGGAGGGGCATATTATCGTCTTTGCGGTCAAGCCAGAGTGGCAGAACCAAGGGTTGGGCAGTGCCCTGCTGTGGCAATTATTGCACAGAGCACATCACTACGGGGCAGAGTGGGTAGTTTTAGAAGTGAGAGTCAGCAACACCAGAGCAATTAAACTATATGAGAAATTTGGCTTTGCTGTCGTGGGCACTAGGAAAGAATACTATGAAAATGACGGCGAAGATGCCCTGGTTTTGTGGTGTAAGGGAGTACACAAGCCCGAATTCAAGGATAAATTAGCTCTCCAGAAAGGAGCAATCAAAGACAAACTGCAAGAAAAGGGTTGGGTCTGGTTAGAGAGCCTGAAAAAAATGCAGCACAGCCAATGTTACCCAAATGGCTAG
- a CDS encoding GDYXXLXY domain-containing protein, whose translation MKLPYWRLVLPLMLQIAIPLSMATEPFTVVLTGTTVYLQTVPVDPYDILRGYSQIVNYEFSSLSYLQSLPGGKNIDYNSGTVYVVFVAPKNSNSTAPAPWQPVRVSTSFPGDLSPQEIAVKGTVRYEQVIYGIEELYFPEAQREQINTEAAEATHQRQAIAEVKVGRSGKAVLRALWLGNKAYRF comes from the coding sequence ATGAAACTACCTTACTGGCGCTTGGTATTACCTCTAATGTTGCAGATTGCTATTCCTCTGAGCATGGCAACAGAACCTTTTACAGTTGTTCTCACAGGTACGACAGTTTATCTGCAGACAGTGCCCGTTGACCCCTATGACATTTTGCGGGGTTACTCCCAAATAGTGAACTATGAGTTCAGTTCCCTCTCCTATCTACAATCCCTACCTGGAGGCAAAAATATAGACTATAATTCTGGGACTGTTTACGTTGTGTTTGTTGCTCCTAAGAATAGTAATTCTACTGCTCCTGCGCCTTGGCAACCTGTGAGAGTTAGCACCTCTTTTCCCGGTGATTTATCCCCTCAAGAAATTGCTGTCAAGGGTACTGTTAGATACGAACAGGTAATTTATGGCATTGAAGAACTCTATTTTCCCGAAGCACAACGGGAACAAATTAATACAGAAGCAGCAGAGGCAACGCACCAGAGACAAGCTATAGCAGAAGTAAAAGTGGGACGATCGGGTAAAGCGGTTCTTCGTGCTCTCTGGCTAGGGAACAAAGCCTATAGGTTCTAG
- a CDS encoding DUF2157 domain-containing protein, with product MAGERFRRELKQESEQWRQEGLISQEVWQRLADRYQFDQLSASGQAFSTILYAVGGILIGLAVITSVAANWQNLDRISKFILLLTWLIVSNSLGFYLWQYTQSLQRLGQGILLAAGLSLGGVIALVAQIFHLSGPLYGLFFIWSIGVLVMGGSLRFQTLTMMGLIILAIGYGSYFFNFDRELHPIGELMPIISLLLLPLAYWLESRAVFVLIILLWLFSQGQTVWYGSKPLIFILPAVILWGYDDSLKLDRLGSYLSHKPMQPVARVFSVLLLGICLYFYSFKFVWHASSFGLFVDIDPSNSWVKLNSLEQLYFGLLCGVALYVVVRQLLVRNEIMTKVMFGALVGFTTLSFIRPTTISYYDYYANYSDYFIIHTFITNCFLAALSLTLIRLGTEKLQRAKFWFGMILLCLQIISRFFEYDTGLSLKAFVLGLCGVAILGWGIWFERYLQQRSMEANS from the coding sequence ATGGCAGGGGAAAGGTTTAGGCGAGAACTGAAGCAAGAGTCAGAGCAATGGCGACAGGAGGGGCTAATTTCCCAGGAGGTGTGGCAAAGGTTAGCCGATCGGTATCAATTCGATCAACTTAGTGCTAGTGGTCAGGCGTTTAGCACAATTTTATATGCGGTGGGGGGCATTTTAATTGGTCTAGCAGTAATTACTTCAGTAGCTGCCAATTGGCAGAACTTAGACAGAATATCGAAGTTCATCTTGTTACTAACATGGCTGATCGTCAGTAACAGTTTGGGCTTTTATCTCTGGCAATATACCCAATCACTGCAACGCTTGGGTCAGGGCATATTATTAGCAGCTGGCTTAAGTTTGGGGGGAGTGATTGCCTTAGTTGCCCAAATATTTCATCTCAGTGGCCCGCTCTATGGCTTGTTTTTCATCTGGAGTATTGGCGTATTGGTAATGGGAGGTAGTTTGCGATTTCAGACCCTGACAATGATGGGGCTAATTATCCTGGCAATTGGGTATGGTAGTTACTTTTTTAATTTTGACCGAGAATTACACCCGATCGGGGAGTTGATGCCTATTATTTCTCTACTACTGCTGCCCCTTGCCTATTGGTTAGAATCACGAGCAGTATTTGTACTAATTATTCTCCTATGGTTATTTAGCCAAGGTCAAACTGTCTGGTATGGCAGCAAACCGCTAATTTTTATCTTACCTGCAGTTATACTATGGGGTTACGATGATAGTTTGAAACTCGATCGGTTAGGGTCTTATCTATCTCACAAACCCATGCAGCCTGTGGCGAGGGTCTTCAGTGTTTTACTCCTAGGAATTTGCTTATACTTCTACTCATTCAAGTTTGTTTGGCATGCCAGTTCATTTGGTTTATTTGTAGATATTGACCCATCTAATTCATGGGTAAAACTTAATTCCCTGGAGCAGTTATACTTTGGTTTGTTATGTGGAGTAGCTCTTTATGTAGTTGTCAGACAACTGCTCGTCAGAAATGAGATTATGACGAAGGTTATGTTCGGTGCCTTAGTTGGTTTCACTACACTAAGTTTCATCAGACCTACTACTATTTCCTACTATGATTACTATGCTAACTATAGTGATTATTTCATAATCCATACATTTATTACTAATTGCTTCCTAGCAGCACTCAGTCTTACTTTAATTCGTCTGGGTACAGAAAAACTACAGCGAGCTAAATTTTGGTTCGGGATGATTCTCCTCTGCCTACAAATTATTAGCCGCTTCTTTGAATATGACACAGGACTAAGTCTCAAAGCATTTGTGTTAGGTTTGTGTGGTGTGGCAATCTTAGGTTGGGGCATCTGGTTTGAACGGTATCTACAACAACGATCGATGGAGGCAAATTCATGA